In Granulicella mallensis MP5ACTX8, the sequence GGAAGGGCATAGCTTCAGCTATGCCGTACAAGCCACTCCGAAGGAGCCTACAGCTCTGCCGAAGGCCGGAGTGAAGGCGTAGCCGCAACGACTGGATTGCCTTCTTTGGTTGTGGTGAAACCGCCACCCAAGCCACGAATCCCTCCCTAGCCAGCTCTGCACAGCCTTGGCTGCACCGAAAAAAGCAATTCAGTCGCTCCGGCTACGCCTTCACTCCGGCCTTCGGCAGAGTGGTATTAGATGGTTGCACAGCTTTTGCGGCATGGCTGAAGCCATGCCCTTCCGGGGCTTGCCTCACGATGCGATTTGCACGCCTCAAGTCTCAACCCCAAAACAGCAATTTGATGACACTCTTTAGGGCCTTTGGCCCTAAAGATCAAATGGGGCGCAGCCTGTGAATGCGTGTCCGTAATGAAACGTGGCTTGTCTAGCAGCAACGTGAACTGCTTTTAGTGCAGGGAGACATGCAGCGCATCGCATAGCGTAAAGTAGCGTTGCGCGCGCCGAACGTCGAGGCCGATCTGTGCGCGTAACGCCTCGGGATTCGGGAACCGCTGCTCCCCGCGCAGCCTGTAGAGAAACGTCATCTCAAGCGGACTTGTCTCGTCCAGATCGATCGGTTCGAAGTCCAGGAGGTGGGTCTCCACCGCAAAGGAGTCGGCGCCAAAGGTTGGTCGATTGCCTGCGTTGGTGACTCCGCGGAAGACGCGGGCCTGGTCTCCCGTGCCCACGCGCAGGGTTGTGATGTAAACGCCGTGCGCGGGCAGAAGGTCTCCATAGGGGGCGAGGTTCACTGTCGGCACGGTGTAGCGGGTGCCGTAGCCTCGGCCCGATGCCGGGGTGCTATGAATGCTGAACGAGCGTCCGAGCAGGGCGCGTGCCTGGGGAAGCTCTCCGGTGGATACGAGCGTGCGGATGCGGCTTGAAGACACTGCTGCGCCGCGCAGGATGTAGGGCTCGTAGGCTCGAACGAGGAAGCCGAGTTCACGCCCTATCTGCGACAGGCTGTCGATGCCGGCTTCAGCCCTGTGGCCGAAACGGAAGGTCTCTCCTTCGTGGACCTCCACTGCCTGCAGACCGTCGCGCAGAACGCGCTCGGCAAACTGTCGGGCGGTCCATAGCCTTAGCTCCTCGGTGAAGGGAAGCACCAGGGCCAGATCGACGCCGGTTTGATCGAGGAGCTCAAGTTTTTCCGCGAGCGGTGTGATGAGGGGCAGGCGTGAGGTGTTGTGCAGAATGTGTGCAGGGTGCGGATCGAAGGTAACGACCGCGGCGCGCGCGCCGATCTCGCGAGCACGCGCGATGACAGAGGCGACCACCATGCGATGGCCGCAATGAACGCCGTCGAAGTTGCCGATGGAGACAACGGAGGGCGAAGGGAACGAGTTGAGTTCAGCAAGCGAACGAACGATCTGCATCAGGCGATCTCGGGAATCTCGAAGTCTAATTTGAGGCCGTCATGCGCGAGGCGAATGTGATCGGGCAGCGAGGCGTTGGTGGATTCATGGTCCAGGTCATGGCTGATGTGGGTAAAGAAGGCACGCCGGGGCGCGATCTTCTCCACGAGCTCAATCGACCGTGCCAGGTGCGAGTGGCTGGGGTGCGGTTCGCGCCGCAATGCGTCAAGGATAAGAATATCGAGCCCTTCGAGCAGAGGCAGGCTCTCGGCGGGGATGTCGCTCATGTCCGTGAGGTAGGCGGCGGAGCCGAAGCGGTACCCGGCGATGATATTGCGCCCGTGGATGACGGGCACACGAACGAACCGCGCGCCGAACAGGTCGACGGCCGTACCGGTAGCGGTGCCGAGACGATGGATCTGGACGCGCGCGCTGGTGGGGTAGCGGTCTACCTTGCGGAAGGTGTACTCGAAGACTCGTTCGATGACCTGGGCTGTGTCG encodes:
- the ribF gene encoding bifunctional riboflavin kinase/FMN adenylyltransferase, encoding MQIVRSLAELNSFPSPSVVSIGNFDGVHCGHRMVVASVIARAREIGARAAVVTFDPHPAHILHNTSRLPLITPLAEKLELLDQTGVDLALVLPFTEELRLWTARQFAERVLRDGLQAVEVHEGETFRFGHRAEAGIDSLSQIGRELGFLVRAYEPYILRGAAVSSSRIRTLVSTGELPQARALLGRSFSIHSTPASGRGYGTRYTVPTVNLAPYGDLLPAHGVYITTLRVGTGDQARVFRGVTNAGNRPTFGADSFAVETHLLDFEPIDLDETSPLEMTFLYRLRGEQRFPNPEALRAQIGLDVRRAQRYFTLCDALHVSLH
- a CDS encoding MBL fold metallo-hydrolase — its product is MQATLTFLGSGTSMGVPTLGCGCAVCNSALIPGSPNRRTRPSIQVSYGGHNVLVDTGPDFHAQAISEGIRSVDAVLYTHSHADHILGMDDLRPLSFATPEGIALYADDDTAQVIERVFEYTFRKVDRYPTSARVQIHRLGTATGTAVDLFGARFVRVPVIHGRNIIAGYRFGSAAYLTDMSDIPAESLPLLEGLDILILDALRREPHPSHSHLARSIELVEKIAPRRAFFTHISHDLDHESTNASLPDHIRLAHDGLKLDFEIPEIA